One genomic segment of Desulfomicrobium sp. ZS1 includes these proteins:
- a CDS encoding TrkA family potassium uptake protein, with protein sequence MVHKEFGVVGLGKFGLSLAKSLMAHGQKVVGVDNDPDKVKTAAEVLTQAYQAEAVDKTALEQLGFGELQEVIVSTGHNMEASILITLFLKELGCKSVTVKAMSRDHEKVLIKVGANAVIFPERYAAEQLAAKLAVPGLIDYLPLGTNIILKEFTVEKWAGKTLRDLDLTNSFGIQVVAVKGLEEKQFVFVPSADKPLQKGDIMAVIGRGEKLLELES encoded by the coding sequence ATGGTTCACAAGGAATTCGGTGTCGTGGGTTTGGGCAAGTTCGGGCTCAGTCTGGCCAAGTCCTTGATGGCTCACGGCCAAAAGGTGGTCGGAGTCGACAACGACCCTGACAAGGTCAAGACCGCCGCGGAAGTTCTGACCCAGGCGTATCAAGCCGAAGCGGTGGACAAGACCGCCCTGGAGCAGCTCGGGTTCGGCGAACTGCAGGAGGTGATCGTCAGCACGGGGCACAACATGGAAGCGAGTATCCTGATCACGCTCTTTTTGAAGGAACTGGGCTGCAAGAGCGTGACGGTCAAGGCCATGAGTCGGGATCACGAGAAGGTGCTGATAAAGGTCGGAGCGAATGCGGTCATCTTTCCTGAGCGCTACGCCGCCGAACAGTTGGCGGCCAAACTGGCCGTGCCCGGCCTCATCGATTATCTGCCTCTGGGCACGAACATCATCCTTAAAGAGTTCACCGTGGAAAAATGGGCAGGCAAGACCTTGCGCGATCTGGACCTGACCAACTCCTTCGGCATCCAGGTGGTGGCCGTGAAAGGCCTGGAGGAGAAGCAGTTCGTGTTCGTGCCCTCGGCCGACAAGCCCTTGCAAAAAGGGGATATCATGGCTGTCATCGGCCGAGGGGAGAAACTTCTGGAGCT
- a CDS encoding TrkH family potassium uptake protein, translating to MKHAHKFLSPAVLPVYFFAATILLGGVLLHLPISLNETHLTWLDAMFTSVSATCVTGLVVVDTGTVFSVFGQTVIAVLIQIGGLGVMTYTSLVFYMWRRRVSLTDRIAVGQSLQGDPSFKLGRFLVQLFLVCFGIEAMGAVAMYVFSLGELDWFSAFFHSVSAFCNAGFSLYPDSLMRFSGNLPLNLLFMTLIFLGGIGFYVLVELPGFFGAALRGRPLRGALSWQGSLVIRTSLWLILIGWVVFFFLEQRQDGMATALLQSLFQSVTARTAGFNTMDIGIMTDTSLFIMILLMIIGGSPGSCAGGIKTTALRVLLGFAVSQIKGRDQVVVEGYGVDASTVNKAMTLVIFAFVLIMGSVFILTVTEGANQPHQLVRGKFMELFFEASSAFGTVGLSTGLTPHLSTPGKFIIMFLMFVGRLGPIVFLTMLQAWQTRERFKRAEKSMLIG from the coding sequence ATGAAACACGCCCATAAATTTCTCTCTCCGGCGGTTCTTCCCGTTTATTTCTTCGCGGCGACCATACTCCTGGGGGGGGTGCTGCTGCACCTGCCGATCTCATTGAACGAGACACACTTGACCTGGCTCGACGCCATGTTCACCTCCGTGTCCGCCACCTGCGTGACCGGACTTGTCGTGGTGGACACGGGCACCGTGTTCTCGGTTTTCGGGCAGACCGTCATCGCCGTACTCATCCAGATCGGCGGTCTGGGAGTCATGACCTATACCAGCCTGGTTTTCTATATGTGGCGCCGTCGTGTTTCACTGACCGACCGCATCGCCGTGGGCCAATCCCTGCAGGGAGACCCGTCCTTCAAGCTGGGGCGTTTTCTGGTGCAGCTTTTTCTGGTCTGTTTTGGCATCGAGGCCATGGGAGCCGTGGCCATGTATGTCTTCAGCCTGGGAGAGCTGGACTGGTTCAGCGCTTTTTTTCATTCGGTTTCCGCCTTCTGCAACGCGGGTTTCAGCCTTTATCCGGACAGCCTGATGCGGTTTTCAGGCAACCTGCCCTTAAACCTCCTTTTCATGACTCTCATTTTTTTGGGTGGGATCGGTTTTTACGTATTGGTGGAGCTTCCCGGCTTTTTTGGCGCCGCGCTCCGTGGACGTCCCCTGCGGGGCGCATTGAGCTGGCAGGGGTCGCTGGTCATTCGCACCAGCCTGTGGCTGATTCTCATCGGGTGGGTGGTTTTTTTCTTCCTTGAGCAACGTCAGGATGGGATGGCGACGGCGCTGCTCCAGAGCCTCTTTCAGTCCGTCACGGCCCGCACGGCCGGGTTCAACACCATGGATATCGGCATCATGACCGACACCTCGCTCTTTATCATGATTCTGCTCATGATTATCGGCGGTTCTCCCGGATCCTGCGCGGGCGGCATCAAAACCACGGCCCTGCGCGTGCTTCTCGGGTTCGCCGTATCACAGATCAAGGGACGCGATCAGGTCGTTGTCGAGGGCTATGGCGTGGACGCCTCCACCGTGAACAAAGCCATGACTCTTGTCATTTTCGCCTTTGTTCTCATCATGGGCTCGGTCTTCATCCTGACCGTGACCGAAGGTGCCAACCAGCCGCATCAGCTGGTACGGGGCAAGTTCATGGAACTTTTTTTCGAGGCCTCGTCCGCGTTCGGTACAGTGGGTCTGAGCACCGGTCTCACGCCCCATCTTTCGACCCCGGGGAAATTCATCATCATGTTTCTCATGTTCGTCGGTCGTCTTGGTCCCATCGTCTTTTTGACCATGCTGCAAGCCTGGCAGACGCGTGAACGTTTCAAGCGTGCCGAAAAGAGCATGCTCATCGGGTAG
- a CDS encoding ABC transporter ATP-binding protein: MPLIPATEASSAQSEALLAIRDLSVDFSVEDRTVTAVQGVSLSVYPGRTCALVGESGSGKSVTALSVLRLLPPEVAHTKGEIVFEGRDLTRLDEKSLREVRGGRIGMIFQEPMSSLNPLHPIGRQIAESVLLHQPDVDARARTLELLELVGIPDPASRLDSFPHQLSGGQRQRVIIAMALANDPVLLIADEPTTALDVTIQAQVLNLLKDLQRRLGMAILLISHDLGVVRHMADDVHVMREGKIVESGPRDDIFKNPGHPYTKTLLTSTPSGRPDPLSEDAPLLIEASGVQVWFPQGKTLFGRPKSFIKAVTDAELFIRRGESLGVVGESGSGKTTLGLALLRLQSCRGRIDFDGQRLSSMREGRIRHLRRNFQIVFQDPYGSLSPRMTVGQIVAEGLDAHRLATGAEREERIAEILEAVDLDPTAMHRYPHEFSGGQRQRISIARALILRPKFVVLDEPTSALDRTVQFQIVELLRSLQTRFGLTYMFITHDLALVRALCHRIVIMKEGRIVEQGATDAIFASPVQEYTRALLAAALE; encoded by the coding sequence ATGCCTTTGATCCCCGCCACAGAAGCTAGCTCCGCCCAAAGCGAGGCCCTGCTGGCCATTCGCGATCTGAGCGTTGACTTCTCCGTGGAGGACCGCACCGTCACCGCCGTGCAGGGCGTTTCCCTGTCCGTGTATCCGGGGCGGACCTGCGCCCTGGTGGGGGAGAGCGGTTCGGGCAAGTCCGTGACCGCCCTGTCCGTTTTGCGTCTGCTTCCGCCTGAGGTCGCGCACACCAAGGGAGAGATTGTGTTCGAGGGGCGCGACCTCACGCGTCTGGACGAAAAATCCCTGCGCGAGGTGCGCGGCGGACGCATCGGCATGATTTTCCAGGAGCCCATGAGTTCACTCAATCCCCTGCACCCCATCGGCCGCCAGATCGCCGAAAGCGTGCTCCTGCACCAGCCCGACGTCGATGCCAGAGCGCGCACCCTGGAGCTTCTGGAGCTGGTTGGCATCCCCGATCCGGCCTCGCGTCTGGACAGCTTTCCGCATCAGCTCTCCGGCGGACAGCGTCAGCGGGTCATCATCGCCATGGCCCTGGCCAACGATCCGGTGCTGCTCATCGCCGACGAGCCGACCACAGCCCTGGACGTGACCATCCAGGCCCAGGTGCTGAATCTGCTGAAGGATTTGCAGCGGCGACTGGGCATGGCCATCCTGCTCATTTCCCACGATCTGGGCGTGGTTCGGCACATGGCCGACGACGTGCACGTCATGCGCGAGGGCAAAATCGTGGAGAGCGGACCGCGTGACGACATTTTCAAGAACCCGGGCCACCCGTACACGAAAACTCTGCTGACCAGCACCCCGTCGGGCAGGCCGGATCCCCTGTCCGAAGATGCGCCGCTCTTGATCGAGGCCAGCGGCGTGCAGGTCTGGTTCCCGCAGGGCAAGACGCTCTTCGGCCGTCCCAAAAGTTTCATCAAGGCCGTGACCGACGCGGAGCTTTTCATTCGCCGGGGAGAATCCCTGGGCGTGGTGGGGGAAAGCGGGTCCGGCAAAACCACCCTGGGGCTGGCCCTCTTGCGCCTGCAATCCTGCCGGGGACGAATCGATTTCGACGGGCAGCGCCTTTCCTCCATGCGCGAGGGTCGGATTCGTCATTTGCGCCGCAATTTCCAGATTGTGTTTCAGGACCCATACGGCAGTCTCAGCCCGCGCATGACCGTCGGTCAGATCGTGGCCGAAGGGCTGGACGCGCATCGCCTGGCCACGGGCGCGGAGCGGGAGGAACGCATCGCCGAAATATTGGAAGCCGTGGATCTCGATCCCACCGCCATGCACCGTTACCCCCACGAATTTTCCGGCGGCCAGCGCCAGCGCATCTCCATTGCCCGGGCGCTCATCCTGCGGCCCAAATTCGTGGTTCTGGACGAGCCCACCTCGGCCCTGGACCGCACTGTGCAGTTCCAGATCGTGGAACTCCTGCGCAGTCTGCAAACCCGTTTCGGCCTGACCTACATGTTCATCACCCACGACTTGGCCCTGGTGCGGGCTCTGTGTCACCGCATCGTCATTATGAAGGAGGGACGCATCGTGGAGCAGGGGGCGACGGATGCGATTTTTGCGAGTCCGGTTCAGGAATACACCCGCGCCCTGCTGGCCGCCGCCCTGGAATAA
- a CDS encoding ABC transporter permease produces the protein MNPIIRRRLRAFRSNGRAFWSLWIFLFLFIASLGAEFIANDRPLVVYYDGGFYAPVFKAYPETTFGGDFETETVYRDPFVQDLISTKGWMLWPPVRYSYKTINYNLPVPAPAPPSRENLFGTDDQGRDVLARIIYGVRLSVLFGLMLTLGSSVVGVCVGAVQGYYGGIVDLAGQRFLEIWSGMPALFILIILASMVAPGFWWLLAVTMLFSWMSLVDVVRAEFLRGRNLEYVRAAKALGLPDRVIMFRHILPNAMIATVTFMPFIVSGSITTLTSLDFLGFGLPPGSPSLGELLAQGKNNLQAPWLGLSAFAVLGTILSLLVFIGEGVRDAFDPRHRS, from the coding sequence ATGAACCCCATTATCCGCCGCAGACTGCGTGCTTTTCGCTCCAATGGCCGGGCGTTCTGGTCCCTGTGGATTTTTCTGTTCCTGTTCATCGCAAGTCTTGGCGCGGAGTTCATCGCCAACGACCGGCCGCTGGTGGTCTATTACGACGGGGGCTTCTACGCCCCGGTCTTCAAGGCCTATCCCGAAACGACCTTCGGCGGCGATTTTGAGACCGAGACTGTGTACCGCGACCCCTTCGTGCAGGATCTCATCAGCACCAAGGGCTGGATGCTCTGGCCCCCCGTGCGCTACAGCTACAAAACCATCAATTACAACCTGCCGGTACCCGCCCCGGCCCCGCCCTCGCGGGAGAACCTGTTCGGCACCGACGACCAAGGCCGCGACGTGCTGGCGCGGATCATCTACGGGGTGCGCCTGTCCGTGCTCTTCGGGCTGATGCTCACCCTCGGCAGTTCGGTGGTCGGAGTCTGTGTGGGCGCGGTGCAGGGCTATTACGGCGGGATCGTCGATCTGGCCGGGCAACGCTTTCTGGAAATCTGGTCCGGCATGCCCGCGCTTTTCATCCTTATCATCCTGGCCTCCATGGTCGCGCCGGGCTTCTGGTGGCTATTGGCCGTGACCATGCTTTTTTCATGGATGAGTCTCGTGGACGTAGTCCGAGCCGAGTTCCTGCGCGGCCGCAACCTCGAATACGTTCGCGCGGCCAAGGCCCTGGGCCTGCCGGACCGGGTTATCATGTTCCGCCACATTCTGCCCAACGCCATGATCGCCACCGTGACCTTCATGCCGTTTATCGTCAGCGGGTCCATCACCACCCTGACTTCGCTCGATTTTCTGGGTTTCGGCCTGCCGCCTGGTTCGCCGTCGCTGGGCGAACTGCTGGCACAGGGCAAGAACAACCTGCAGGCCCCGTGGCTCGGCCTCTCGGCTTTTGCGGTGCTTGGCACGATCTTAAGTCTTCTGGTCTTTATCGGAGAAGGAGTGCGCGATGCCTTTGATCCCCGCCACAGAAGCTAG
- a CDS encoding microcin C ABC transporter permease YejB, translating into MLTYILRRLALIIPTLLGILTLNFFIIQAAPGGPVEQMIAQLQGLDVAATARVGGGGGGETAGANVSAQASSTSAYRGAQGLDPDVVRRIERMYGFDKPLWERYVRMLKDYATFNLGESFFRSKGVLELIGEKIPVSLSLGLWSTLIIYTLSIPLGVMKAVRHGSRFDVWTSTVMIVGNAIPVFLFAILLVVLFAGGSYFNWFPLRGLTSPGWEDFSLFHKILDYFWHLALPVTAMVIGGFATLTMLTKNSFLDEVGKQYVTTARAKGQTEARILYRHIFRNAMLLIIAGFPAAFISMFFTGSLLIEVIFSLDGLGLLGFEATISRDYPVMFGSLYIFTLIGLVTKLLSDLTYMLVDPRIDFGSREGR; encoded by the coding sequence ATGCTCACCTACATTCTCCGGCGTCTCGCCCTCATCATTCCGACTTTGCTGGGCATTCTGACGCTCAATTTCTTCATCATCCAGGCCGCCCCCGGCGGGCCGGTGGAGCAGATGATCGCCCAGTTGCAGGGCCTGGACGTGGCTGCCACGGCACGGGTCGGCGGCGGGGGGGGCGGGGAGACCGCCGGTGCCAACGTCTCGGCCCAGGCATCCTCCACGTCCGCCTATCGCGGAGCCCAGGGTCTTGACCCGGATGTAGTGCGGCGCATCGAGCGCATGTACGGCTTCGACAAGCCTCTGTGGGAGCGCTATGTGCGCATGCTCAAAGATTACGCCACGTTCAATCTGGGCGAGAGCTTTTTTCGCAGCAAGGGCGTGCTTGAGCTCATCGGCGAGAAAATTCCCGTTTCCCTGTCTCTGGGGCTGTGGAGCACGCTCATCATTTACACCCTGTCCATTCCGCTCGGCGTCATGAAGGCCGTACGCCACGGTTCGCGCTTCGATGTCTGGACCAGCACGGTCATGATTGTGGGCAACGCCATCCCGGTCTTTCTTTTCGCCATCCTGCTCGTGGTCCTCTTCGCGGGCGGAAGCTATTTCAACTGGTTCCCTCTGCGCGGCCTGACCTCGCCCGGTTGGGAGGATTTTTCCCTTTTTCATAAAATTCTGGATTATTTCTGGCATCTGGCTCTGCCCGTCACGGCCATGGTCATCGGCGGGTTCGCGACTCTGACCATGCTGACCAAGAATTCTTTTCTGGACGAGGTCGGCAAGCAGTACGTGACCACGGCCCGCGCCAAGGGGCAGACCGAGGCGCGAATCCTGTATCGCCACATCTTTCGCAACGCCATGCTGCTCATTATCGCCGGGTTTCCGGCGGCGTTCATCTCCATGTTCTTCACGGGCTCGCTCCTCATTGAGGTCATCTTCTCCCTCGATGGCCTTGGGCTGCTGGGCTTCGAGGCGACCATCAGCCGGGATTATCCGGTCATGTTCGGGTCCCTCTACATCTTCACCCTCATTGGCCTTGTCACCAAGCTGCTGTCCGACCTGACCTACATGCTGGTGGACCCGCGCATTGATTTCGGCTCGCGGGAGGGGCGATGA
- a CDS encoding extracellular solute-binding protein: MKHLFLFVLLLGFALPASAGDFSHALAMNGQPRYSADFTHFDYVSPDAPKGGTVRLAATGTFDSFNPYIVKGNSADGLGLLFDTLTEQSLDEPFTEYGLLAERIELAPDRSFMTFHLRKEARFHDGSPVTAQDVAFTFKTLLAQGNPHYAQYYADVERVDVVDAQTVTFVFKPQSSQELPLILGQLPVLSEASWQGRDFSASSLDIPLGSGPYRIAEFKAGQRLTFVRDPGYWGRDLPVNTGRHNFDSIIYDYYRDLTVTLEAFKAGEYDFRQEYNSKQWATGYTGPAVEAGLIRTENIPHKLAQGMQAFVFNSRRAIFADPLVRQALNFAFDFEWSNKNLFYGQYARSTSFFSNSDMAATGLPSKGERELLEPLGLPEDVYTKEISLPVSDGSGNIRENLREAARLLRQAGWSVEGGKLVKDGQPFVFEMLLVQPDFERVVLPFQRNLARLGITMSVRMVDTSQYLERLRGFDFDMIVSSFPQSLSPGNEQRSFWYSASADMPGSRNYCGIKSPAIDKLVDLVIAAPDRDALILRCKALDRALLWGWYVIPHWHATSWRVAYWDKFGRPDKLADYGLDFQSWWIDPDKERELAGKRKGVGLK; this comes from the coding sequence ATGAAGCATCTTTTCCTTTTTGTCCTTCTCCTTGGTTTTGCTCTGCCTGCATCGGCAGGAGATTTTTCTCATGCCCTGGCCATGAACGGACAGCCCCGCTACTCTGCGGACTTCACCCATTTTGATTACGTAAGCCCGGACGCCCCCAAAGGCGGGACCGTGCGCCTGGCCGCCACCGGCACCTTCGACAGCTTCAATCCCTACATCGTCAAGGGTAACTCCGCCGACGGCCTGGGGCTTTTGTTCGATACCTTGACCGAGCAGTCCCTGGACGAGCCCTTCACCGAATACGGACTGCTTGCCGAACGCATCGAGCTGGCCCCCGACCGCTCCTTCATGACCTTCCACCTGCGCAAAGAGGCCCGCTTCCATGACGGCAGCCCGGTCACCGCTCAGGATGTGGCCTTCACCTTCAAGACCCTTCTGGCGCAGGGAAACCCCCATTACGCTCAGTATTACGCCGACGTGGAGCGGGTCGACGTGGTCGATGCGCAGACCGTGACTTTTGTCTTTAAGCCGCAGAGCAGCCAGGAGCTGCCGCTCATTCTGGGACAGCTGCCGGTCCTGTCCGAAGCCTCCTGGCAGGGACGTGATTTTTCCGCCTCCAGCCTGGACATTCCCTTGGGCAGCGGCCCGTACCGCATCGCCGAGTTCAAGGCCGGACAACGCCTGACCTTTGTGCGCGATCCCGGGTATTGGGGCCGCGACCTGCCCGTGAACACGGGGCGGCACAACTTCGACAGCATCATCTATGACTATTACCGTGATCTGACCGTGACCCTGGAAGCCTTCAAGGCCGGGGAATACGATTTCCGCCAGGAGTACAATTCCAAGCAGTGGGCCACGGGCTACACCGGCCCGGCGGTGGAGGCCGGGCTGATTCGCACCGAGAACATTCCGCACAAGCTCGCTCAGGGCATGCAGGCTTTTGTCTTCAACTCCCGGCGCGCCATCTTCGCCGACCCGTTGGTGCGACAGGCGCTCAATTTCGCATTCGACTTCGAGTGGAGCAACAAGAACCTTTTTTACGGCCAGTACGCCCGCTCCACGAGTTTTTTCTCCAATTCGGACATGGCCGCGACAGGGTTGCCTTCGAAAGGAGAGCGGGAGCTGCTTGAACCGCTGGGGCTGCCTGAAGACGTGTACACGAAGGAAATTTCCCTGCCGGTCAGCGACGGCAGCGGCAACATCCGCGAAAATCTACGCGAAGCGGCGAGGCTTCTGCGTCAGGCCGGGTGGAGCGTGGAGGGCGGCAAGCTGGTCAAGGACGGCCAGCCCTTTGTTTTCGAGATGCTTCTGGTGCAGCCCGATTTCGAACGAGTGGTGCTGCCTTTCCAGCGCAATCTGGCGCGGCTCGGCATCACCATGAGCGTGCGCATGGTGGACACATCCCAGTATCTGGAGCGGCTGCGCGGGTTCGATTTCGACATGATCGTCTCAAGCTTTCCCCAGTCCCTGTCTCCGGGCAACGAGCAGCGCTCCTTCTGGTATTCGGCCTCGGCGGACATGCCCGGTTCGCGCAACTACTGCGGCATCAAGAGCCCGGCCATCGACAAGCTGGTCGACCTGGTCATCGCCGCTCCGGACCGCGACGCGCTCATCCTGCGCTGCAAGGCCCTGGACCGGGCCCTCTTGTGGGGCTGGTACGTCATCCCGCACTGGCATGCCACGTCCTGGCGCGTGGCTTATTGGGATAAATTCGGCCGGCCGGACAAGCTTGCGGATTACGGGCTTGATTTTCAGTCCTGGTGGATCGATCCGGACAAGGAACGGGAACTGGCCGGGAAGCGGAAGGGCGTGGGACTCAAGTAG
- a CDS encoding aspartate kinase: MKAKVRVEKIGGTSMSRFPQIIDNIILRNPADIFGRIYIVSAYGGVTNELLEHKKTGQPGIYQLFRQQENYPIKLLALRDSLFELNKTFVPIGLDLAVANEFVDDHIDLAINILRSMDNVLASGYVSRTALLLAARELLASLGEMHSAFNSANILQNRGYDATFVDLSGWEDSRQLTIDERIKDSFEGIDPFSTICFATGYTKGTEGIMREFDRGYSEVTFSKVAVILGASEAIIHKEYHLCSGDPMIIGEENIHPVCNTNFDVADQLADVGMEAIHPKASKPLEVNDIPIRIKNAFDPDHSGTLITKDFIAPESMVEIVTGSEKVTCLEVHDTRMVGEVGFDLRILQVLAKYDISYISKATNANTIGMIIADRDCRPEMIAELQNRFEQITLQKVAIVCAIGSNIGQPGIMAKAASALATDGINILAVSQTARQTNMQFVVERSQFAKAQIALHTALCMSGPRACTGAA; encoded by the coding sequence ATGAAAGCTAAAGTTCGTGTTGAAAAGATCGGCGGAACGTCCATGTCACGGTTCCCGCAAATCATCGACAATATCATTCTTCGCAATCCGGCCGACATCTTTGGCCGGATCTACATCGTCTCCGCCTACGGAGGGGTGACCAACGAACTGCTGGAACACAAAAAAACCGGTCAGCCCGGCATATACCAGCTCTTCCGCCAGCAGGAAAACTACCCCATAAAATTGCTCGCCCTGCGCGACAGCCTCTTTGAATTGAACAAGACCTTCGTACCCATCGGGCTGGATCTGGCCGTCGCCAATGAATTCGTCGACGACCACATCGACCTGGCCATCAACATCCTGCGCAGCATGGATAACGTGCTGGCCTCGGGCTATGTTTCGCGCACGGCCCTGCTTTTGGCGGCTCGCGAACTGCTCGCGTCCCTTGGCGAAATGCACAGCGCCTTCAACTCCGCCAACATCCTGCAGAACCGCGGCTACGACGCCACCTTCGTGGACCTGAGCGGCTGGGAAGACAGCCGCCAGTTGACCATCGACGAGCGCATTAAAGACAGCTTCGAAGGCATCGACCCCTTCTCGACCATCTGCTTCGCCACTGGCTACACCAAAGGCACTGAAGGCATCATGCGCGAGTTTGACCGGGGCTATTCGGAGGTCACATTCTCCAAGGTCGCGGTAATTCTGGGTGCCAGCGAAGCCATCATTCACAAGGAATATCACCTCTGCTCCGGCGATCCCATGATCATCGGCGAGGAAAACATCCACCCGGTCTGCAACACCAACTTCGACGTGGCCGACCAGTTGGCCGACGTGGGCATGGAGGCCATCCATCCCAAGGCTTCAAAACCACTGGAAGTCAACGATATCCCCATCCGGATCAAGAACGCCTTTGATCCGGACCACAGCGGCACGCTCATCACCAAGGATTTCATCGCACCCGAATCCATGGTCGAGATCGTGACCGGATCGGAGAAAGTCACCTGCCTGGAAGTGCATGACACCCGCATGGTCGGAGAGGTTGGATTCGACCTGCGTATTCTGCAGGTGCTGGCCAAGTATGACATTTCCTATATCAGCAAGGCCACCAATGCCAACACCATCGGCATGATCATAGCCGACCGTGATTGTCGTCCCGAGATGATCGCCGAATTGCAAAACAGATTCGAGCAGATCACCCTGCAAAAGGTGGCCATCGTCTGCGCCATCGGCTCCAACATCGGACAGCCCGGCATCATGGCCAAGGCGGCAAGCGCATTGGCTACCGATGGGATCAACATCCTGGCCGTCTCGCAGACCGCCCGCCAGACCAACATGCAATTCGTGGTCGAACGCAGCCAGTTCGCCAAGGCCCAGATCGCTCTGCATACGGCCCTGTGCATGAGCGGCCCCCGGGCGTGTACAGGCGCAGCGTAG
- a CDS encoding tetratricopeptide repeat protein, with translation MKSSDIGVYSILFVCLTLFTVANCQAAATISGPEDTYCQPDKNNVAIASMEAKRHLDGGRKLEREQNLQGAIASYSKAASLAPESAEVHFVLGEALVKAENYQEALVRYTLAVTIAPTHTKALYGRSQLCLRMALYGQAVKDLSQLIELMPGVADYHYQRATTLMKLKNITEAYHDYLRAHELNKKYPRPTLMWKKKEFIASKSV, from the coding sequence ATGAAAAGCTCCGATATAGGCGTCTACTCAATTCTGTTCGTATGCCTCACACTTTTCACGGTGGCCAATTGCCAGGCGGCAGCGACGATCTCCGGGCCTGAAGATACTTACTGCCAGCCGGATAAAAACAACGTGGCGATCGCGTCAATGGAAGCGAAACGCCACTTGGACGGAGGCCGCAAACTGGAGCGGGAGCAGAATCTGCAAGGAGCCATAGCGTCCTATTCCAAGGCTGCCAGCCTTGCTCCCGAATCTGCGGAAGTCCATTTTGTCCTTGGCGAAGCCTTGGTCAAAGCCGAAAACTATCAGGAGGCCCTGGTCAGGTACACCCTGGCGGTCACCATCGCCCCTACCCATACCAAGGCCCTCTACGGTCGATCCCAACTCTGCCTGCGCATGGCGCTCTACGGTCAGGCCGTCAAAGACCTGAGTCAGCTGATAGAACTCATGCCGGGAGTCGCGGACTACCACTACCAACGCGCAACCACTCTCATGAAGCTCAAAAACATAACCGAGGCCTACCACGATTACTTGAGGGCGCATGAACTCAACAAGAAATACCCCCGTCCCACGCTGATGTGGAAAAAAAAGGAGTTCATAGCATCAAAGAGCGTATAA
- a CDS encoding efflux RND transporter periplasmic adaptor subunit: protein MKRIFFLALLCMLAATVWAGELPPFEGLIEPRETVNFGSQVPGILEKVMVERGDKVEVGQILARLKSGVEAAALRTAEAKVDFGQRTSQRNEELTRKKLISVHEKDEIETELQLARLMVAEAKAQLEMRVIRSTIKGVVVKRTGAPGGYVGEEPFLTVAQIDPLSVELVIPVQYIGSIKEGATAKVLPDEPVGGEYSAKVLIVDKVIDAASGTFGVRLELPNPQLRLPAGMKCRVVF, encoded by the coding sequence ATGAAACGCATATTTTTCCTTGCACTGTTGTGCATGTTGGCAGCCACGGTTTGGGCCGGGGAACTGCCGCCCTTCGAAGGGCTTATCGAGCCTCGGGAGACCGTCAACTTCGGCAGTCAGGTTCCGGGCATTCTGGAGAAGGTCATGGTCGAGCGGGGAGACAAGGTCGAGGTCGGGCAGATCCTGGCCCGGCTCAAATCCGGGGTCGAAGCCGCGGCCCTGCGCACGGCCGAGGCCAAGGTGGATTTCGGGCAGCGCACGTCCCAGCGCAACGAGGAGCTGACCAGAAAAAAGCTCATTTCGGTGCATGAAAAAGACGAGATCGAGACCGAGCTGCAGCTGGCCCGGCTGATGGTGGCCGAGGCCAAGGCGCAGCTCGAAATGCGGGTCATCCGCAGTACGATCAAAGGCGTCGTGGTCAAGCGCACGGGCGCGCCCGGCGGCTATGTCGGCGAGGAACCCTTTCTGACCGTGGCGCAGATCGACCCTTTGAGCGTCGAGCTGGTCATCCCGGTCCAGTATATCGGGTCCATCAAGGAAGGGGCCACGGCCAAGGTCCTGCCGGACGAACCGGTGGGCGGCGAGTACAGCGCCAAGGTCCTGATTGTGGACAAAGTCATCGATGCCGCCAGCGGAACCTTCGGCGTGCGGCTGGAGCTCCCAAATCCCCAACTCAGGCTGCCGGCGGGCATGAAGTGCCGGGTGGTCTTTTGA